The following are encoded together in the Streptomyces sp. NBC_00358 genome:
- a CDS encoding IclR family transcriptional regulator encodes MTAETSQTLDRGLRVLKLLADTDHGLTVTELSSKLGVNRTVVYRLLATLEQHALVRRDLGGRARVGLGVLRLGSQVHPLVREAALPALRALAEDIGATAHLTLVDGTEALAVAVVEPTWTDYHVAYRAGFRHALDRGAAGRAILSARQAPVGEPGYTLTHGELEAGASGAAAPLIGVTGVEGSVGVVMLADAVPERVGPRVVDAAREVADALR; translated from the coding sequence CCGGGGACTGCGTGTCCTCAAGCTGCTCGCCGATACGGATCACGGGCTGACCGTCACCGAGCTGTCGAGCAAACTGGGCGTCAACCGGACCGTGGTGTACCGGTTGCTCGCCACACTGGAGCAGCACGCTCTCGTACGACGTGACCTGGGCGGCCGTGCCCGTGTCGGGCTCGGCGTGCTGCGCCTGGGCAGCCAGGTGCATCCGCTGGTACGGGAGGCCGCGCTGCCCGCACTGCGGGCGCTCGCCGAGGACATCGGGGCCACGGCTCATCTGACGCTGGTCGACGGGACGGAAGCGCTCGCCGTCGCCGTCGTCGAACCGACGTGGACGGACTACCACGTGGCCTATCGCGCCGGTTTCCGGCACGCGCTGGACCGGGGGGCCGCGGGCCGCGCGATCCTCTCCGCCCGGCAGGCCCCGGTGGGGGAGCCCGGATACACGCTCACCCATGGGGAGTTGGAGGCGGGCGCGAGCGGGGCCGCGGCCCCGCTGATAGGGGTGACGGGGGTCGAGGGCAGCGTGGGGGTCGTCATGCTGGCGGACGCCGTGCCCGAGCGGGTGGGACCGCGCGTGGTCGACGCGGCCCGAGAGGTGGCCGACGCCTTGCGCTGA
- a CDS encoding YlbL family protein, with product MLSRLTRPKAVAICALPVVALLATAVFAPLPFSLAQPGLTANVLGENKGEPVITITGAPTRKTSGQLRMTTIEATGPDASVSLGDVLSSWFATDKAVMPRDSVYPGGGSVKEIEQHNANEMKQSQDSATEAALGYLHEKGDVKVTLKLADVGGPSAGLLFSLGIIDKLDGDGSGGDLTGGRVVAGTGTIDADGKVGAVGGVSLKTQAARRDGATVFLVPKAECSDAKAELPKGLRLVPVTTLQGAVNSLVALEKDKGSVPSC from the coding sequence GTGCTCTCTCGCCTCACGCGCCCCAAGGCCGTCGCCATCTGCGCCCTCCCCGTCGTGGCTCTGCTCGCCACGGCGGTGTTCGCGCCGCTGCCGTTCTCCCTGGCGCAGCCCGGCCTGACGGCGAACGTCCTCGGCGAGAACAAGGGCGAACCCGTGATCACGATCACCGGAGCGCCCACCCGGAAGACCAGCGGTCAGTTGCGGATGACGACGATCGAGGCCACCGGCCCGGACGCGAGCGTCTCCCTCGGTGACGTGCTCAGCAGTTGGTTCGCCACGGACAAGGCCGTGATGCCCCGTGACTCGGTCTACCCGGGCGGGGGCAGCGTCAAGGAGATCGAGCAGCACAACGCGAACGAGATGAAGCAGTCCCAGGACAGTGCCACCGAGGCGGCGCTGGGGTATCTGCACGAGAAGGGCGACGTGAAGGTCACGCTCAAGCTCGCCGACGTCGGCGGACCGAGCGCGGGACTGCTCTTCTCGCTCGGCATCATCGACAAGCTGGACGGCGACGGCAGCGGCGGCGACCTCACGGGCGGCCGTGTCGTCGCGGGTACGGGGACGATCGACGCCGACGGGAAGGTGGGCGCGGTCGGTGGCGTGTCCCTCAAGACCCAGGCGGCCCGCCGCGACGGCGCGACCGTGTTCCTGGTTCCGAAGGCGGAGTGCTCGGACGCGAAGGCGGAGCTGCCGAAGGGGCTCCGGCTGGTCCCGGTGACCACCCTTCAGGGTGCCGTGAACTCCCTGGTGGCCCTGGAGAAGGACAAGGGCTCGGTTCCGAGCTGCTAG
- a CDS encoding ArsR/SmtB family transcription factor — translation MTEQPPLPPEAPQPPLPPEPGQHRRLDARSLRGLAHPLRMELLSSLRRKGPATASMLAERLGESSGATSYHLRQLAAHGFVEDAPERGKGRERWWQAVHQGLDFGEDLFVDPDPAVRGAVDTFLHEVATTHARELSTWLGTRDDWSEKWARSHDMSDFTMRLTPAQSQELIKKMHDLLDSYCAVERPEDDPEAERVRFHTHVFPQASD, via the coding sequence GCCCGGGCAGCACCGCCGCCTCGACGCCCGCTCGCTGCGCGGTCTCGCCCATCCCCTGCGCATGGAACTGCTGAGCAGCCTGCGCCGGAAGGGGCCGGCCACCGCGTCGATGCTCGCCGAGCGGCTGGGCGAGTCCAGCGGGGCGACCAGCTACCACCTGCGGCAGCTCGCCGCGCACGGCTTCGTGGAGGACGCCCCGGAGCGGGGCAAGGGGCGCGAACGCTGGTGGCAGGCGGTCCACCAGGGTCTGGACTTCGGCGAGGACCTCTTCGTCGACCCGGACCCGGCGGTGCGCGGGGCGGTCGACACGTTCCTGCACGAGGTCGCCACCACGCACGCGCGTGAACTGTCGACCTGGCTCGGCACCCGGGACGACTGGTCCGAGAAGTGGGCCCGTTCCCACGACATGAGCGACTTCACGATGCGGCTGACGCCCGCGCAGTCGCAGGAGCTCATCAAGAAGATGCACGACCTGCTCGACAGCTACTGCGCCGTCGAACGCCCCGAGGACGACCCCGAGGCGGAGCGGGTGCGCTTCCACACCCACGTGTTCCCGCAGGCCTCCGACTGA